One Halalkalicoccus sp. NIPERK01 genomic region harbors:
- a CDS encoding phosphate uptake regulator PhoU, whose translation MEVRKVQITGGSTFTVSLPKAWATETGIEAGSELAFYPEGNTLVATPSNVPSEASTTLAVEDVSPQELESRLVTLYINGFDEIVLEADRITTAQRRTIRTAATGLVGFEVSVETEDRMVLRDFLDPSELSVHDTVMQMRLLSFSMLEDATEGLLEEDSDRIDGIAARDDDVDRLWYVTSRLFRAVLRDPRAAAAVDLDRETCFDYRTCARQIERIADHTVKIAGHSADLTELPADIREPLGSLRIESLGIVENAMDAFLVEDRDRATELATATLAQAAGMDARTRSIDEQLGTADPADAQLLGLVVDSLSRIGDYGANIAETALQKAAPTPESKRTVRRDRNQA comes from the coding sequence ATGGAGGTCCGCAAGGTTCAGATCACGGGCGGGTCGACCTTTACCGTCTCTCTCCCCAAGGCGTGGGCGACCGAAACGGGAATCGAGGCCGGGAGCGAACTGGCTTTTTACCCCGAAGGGAATACCCTCGTCGCGACGCCCTCGAACGTCCCGAGCGAGGCCAGCACCACGCTCGCCGTCGAGGACGTGAGTCCACAGGAACTCGAAAGCCGACTCGTCACCCTGTACATCAACGGCTTCGACGAGATCGTCCTCGAAGCGGATCGGATCACGACCGCCCAGCGCCGGACGATCCGCACGGCGGCGACGGGACTCGTCGGGTTCGAAGTCAGCGTCGAGACGGAAGACCGGATGGTTCTCCGGGACTTCCTCGACCCCTCGGAGCTGTCGGTTCACGACACTGTCATGCAGATGCGGCTCCTCTCGTTCTCGATGCTCGAAGACGCCACCGAGGGGCTGCTCGAGGAGGATTCGGACCGGATCGACGGCATCGCCGCCCGCGACGACGACGTCGACCGGCTCTGGTACGTCACCTCGCGGCTGTTTCGCGCCGTGTTGCGCGACCCGCGTGCGGCCGCCGCGGTCGATCTCGATCGCGAGACCTGCTTCGATTACCGGACGTGCGCGAGACAGATCGAGCGCATCGCCGATCACACCGTGAAAATCGCGGGCCACAGCGCCGACCTCACGGAACTGCCTGCGGACATCCGCGAACCGCTCGGTTCGCTCCGGATCGAGTCACTCGGGATCGTCGAGAACGCGATGGACGCCTTCCTCGTCGAGGACCGCGACCGGGCGACGGAACTCGCGACGGCGACGCTCGCACAGGCCGCGGGGATGGACGCCCGAACGCGGTCGATCGACGAACAGCTCGGAACGGCCGATCCCGCCGACGCCCAGCTGTTGGGACTGGTCGTCGACTCGCTGTCGCGAATCGGTGACTACGGCGCGAACATCGCCGAAACCGCCCTCCAGAAGGCCGCACCGACGCCGGAATCGAAGCGTACCGTTCGCCGGGACCGAAATCAGGCGTAG
- a CDS encoding SDR family oxidoreductase produces the protein MTSLLVTGASGLLGRRLLDAEWSGDRVVGTYYSTPIESGHETVRLDVRDAEAVERVVKRVDPDVVVHSAAATSVEACEDDPELAHETNALGTKHVVDAATAVGARVVYPSTAYVFGDDEPVHAEDDEPAPINRYGRSKLDGERYVRAAGSAGTIVRFCVVVSLDRADSPDFGSWVRRQLEAGERVRLIDDQEITPTVFSDAVDALGYLVEREERGVFHVTSPDRMTRYELGREIARRHGLDPDLVEAIPMAEMGWGAPRPRHLCLGSEKLRQRGYEPVRIRTE, from the coding sequence ATGACCTCCCTTCTCGTTACAGGCGCGAGCGGGCTGCTCGGCCGGCGTCTTCTCGACGCCGAGTGGAGCGGCGACCGCGTCGTCGGGACGTACTACTCGACGCCGATCGAGTCGGGCCACGAGACGGTCCGCCTCGACGTCCGCGACGCCGAGGCGGTCGAACGCGTCGTAAAGCGCGTCGATCCCGACGTCGTCGTCCACAGCGCCGCCGCCACGAGCGTCGAGGCCTGCGAGGACGACCCCGAACTGGCCCACGAGACGAACGCGCTGGGGACGAAACACGTCGTCGACGCGGCGACGGCGGTCGGGGCGCGGGTGGTCTATCCCTCGACGGCGTACGTCTTCGGCGACGACGAACCCGTCCACGCGGAGGACGACGAGCCCGCCCCGATCAACCGGTACGGCCGCTCGAAACTCGACGGCGAGCGATACGTCCGTGCGGCCGGTTCGGCGGGCACGATCGTGCGCTTTTGCGTCGTCGTGAGTCTCGACCGGGCCGACAGTCCGGATTTCGGAAGCTGGGTCCGCAGACAGCTCGAAGCGGGCGAGCGGGTGCGGCTGATCGACGATCAGGAGATCACGCCGACGGTGTTCTCGGACGCGGTCGACGCGCTCGGCTACCTCGTCGAGCGTGAGGAACGCGGCGTCTTTCACGTCACGTCGCCCGATCGGATGACGCGCTACGAGTTGGGGCGGGAGATCGCACGTAGACACGGTCTCGACCCCGATCTCGTCGAGGCGATCCCGATGGCGGAGATGGGCTGGGGGGCGCCGCGACCGAGACACCTCTGTTTAGGCTCCGAAAAGCTAAGGCAACGCGGGTACGAACCGGTAAGAATACGGACAGAGTGA
- the sod gene encoding superoxide dismutase, whose protein sequence is MPEKSDAELPPLPYDYDALEPSISEQVLTWHHDTHHQGYVNGLNSAEETLAENRESGDYGSTGTALGNVTHNGCGHYLHTLFWENMSPEGGDEPSGELADRIEEDFGSYEGWKGEFEKAATTASGWALLVYDPVAKQLRNLAVDKHDQGALWGAHPVLALDVWEHSYYYDYGPDRGSFIDAFFDVVNWDEAEEQYQKSVDHFE, encoded by the coding sequence ATGCCAGAGAAATCAGACGCCGAACTGCCGCCGCTTCCGTACGACTACGACGCGCTCGAGCCGTCGATCTCCGAGCAGGTGCTGACGTGGCACCACGACACGCACCACCAGGGCTACGTCAACGGCCTGAACTCCGCCGAGGAGACGCTCGCGGAGAACCGCGAGTCCGGTGACTACGGCTCGACGGGCACCGCGCTCGGCAACGTCACCCACAACGGCTGTGGCCACTACCTCCACACGCTGTTCTGGGAGAACATGAGCCCCGAGGGTGGCGACGAACCCTCCGGCGAACTCGCCGACCGCATCGAGGAGGACTTCGGCTCCTACGAGGGCTGGAAGGGCGAGTTCGAGAAGGCAGCCACCACCGCGAGCGGCTGGGCGCTGCTGGTCTACGACCCCGTCGCGAAGCAGCTGCGCAACCTCGCGGTCGACAAGCACGACCAGGGCGCGCTCTGGGGCGCCCACCCCGTGCTGGCGCTCGACGTCTGGGAACACTCGTACTACTACGACTACGGCCCGGACCGCGGCAGCTTCATCGACGCGTTCTTCGACGTGGTCAACTGGGACGAAGCCGAAGAACAGTACCAGAAGTCCGTCGACCACTTCGAGTAA
- a CDS encoding glutaredoxin family protein: MSVTLYQLDGCPYCEKVADRLDELGVEYETVWTEALHSKRDEVKRVSGQRAVPVLVDEEYGITMPESDRILEFAERSYA; the protein is encoded by the coding sequence ATGTCCGTCACGCTGTACCAACTCGACGGCTGTCCGTACTGCGAGAAGGTCGCGGATCGACTCGACGAACTCGGCGTCGAGTACGAGACGGTCTGGACGGAGGCGCTTCACTCGAAGCGGGACGAGGTCAAACGGGTCTCGGGCCAGCGCGCCGTTCCGGTGCTCGTCGACGAGGAGTACGGGATCACGATGCCCGAGTCCGACCGAATCCTGGAGTTCGCAGAGCGGAGCTACGCCTGA
- the gmd gene encoding GDP-mannose 4,6-dehydratase, translated as MKRALITGVTGQDGSYLAELLLEKGYDVHGIVRWNTTDGSWGAHTPRRVEEIKARADREGQPLEFHYGDLTDGSSIRRVIREVEPDEIYNLGAQSHVAVSYDQPDYTAEVNALGTLRVLEAIRETGVDARFYQASTSELFGNATETPQNESTRFDPESPYASAKLYAHHITKNYRDAYDIFACNGILFNHESPRRVKAAVTRKISRTVARIDAGVEDRLYLGNLDAQRDWGYAPEYVEAMWKILNHDTPEDLVIATGETHTVREFATIAFETLGYGIEWEGEGVEERGIDADSGETLVEVTEEFFRPTDVHLLKGDASRAKREIGWEPRTTFAGLVEIMVEADREALETDRSERTVLER; from the coding sequence ATGAAGAGGGCGTTGATAACTGGGGTTACGGGACAGGACGGATCGTATCTGGCAGAGCTACTGCTCGAGAAGGGATACGACGTCCACGGTATCGTGCGATGGAACACGACGGACGGCTCGTGGGGGGCACACACCCCCCGTCGGGTCGAGGAGATCAAGGCTCGTGCGGACCGGGAGGGACAGCCCCTCGAGTTCCACTACGGCGATCTCACCGACGGGAGCAGCATCCGGCGGGTGATCCGCGAGGTCGAACCCGACGAGATCTACAACCTCGGCGCACAGAGCCACGTCGCGGTCTCGTACGACCAGCCCGACTACACCGCGGAGGTGAACGCCCTCGGGACGCTCCGTGTTCTCGAGGCGATCCGCGAGACCGGCGTCGACGCGCGCTTCTACCAGGCCTCGACGAGCGAACTGTTCGGCAACGCGACCGAGACGCCACAGAACGAATCGACGCGGTTCGACCCCGAGAGCCCGTACGCCTCGGCGAAACTCTACGCCCACCACATCACGAAGAACTACCGCGACGCCTACGACATCTTCGCGTGCAACGGCATCCTCTTCAACCACGAGTCGCCCCGCCGGGTGAAGGCCGCGGTGACCCGGAAGATCTCCCGCACGGTCGCGCGGATCGACGCCGGCGTGGAGGATCGGCTGTACCTGGGCAACCTCGACGCGCAACGCGACTGGGGGTACGCCCCCGAGTACGTCGAGGCGATGTGGAAGATCCTGAACCACGACACGCCCGAGGACCTCGTGATCGCGACCGGCGAGACACATACTGTAAGGGAGTTCGCGACGATCGCCTTCGAGACGCTGGGCTACGGGATCGAGTGGGAGGGAGAGGGCGTCGAGGAGCGCGGGATCGACGCCGACAGCGGGGAGACGCTCGTCGAGGTCACGGAGGAGTTCTTCCGGCCCACGGACGTCCACCTGCTGAAGGGCGACGCCTCGCGGGCGAAACGGGAGATCGGCTGGGAGCCACGCACCACCTTCGCGGGACTCGTCGAGATCATGGTCGAGGCCGACCGCGAGGCCCTCGAGACGGACCGCTCCGAACGGACGGTTCTCGAACGGTAG
- the pstB gene encoding phosphate ABC transporter ATP-binding protein PstB, with translation MEIDAERTGRTTRPDTPVLEARDLEVHYGDEQALQPMTVDIPKEQVTAIIGPSGCGKSTFLRSINRMNDLIDVARVEGELRFRGKNVYDDDVDPVALRRKIGMVFQKPNPFPKSIRDNVAYGLTVQDKEITDDAIERALERAALWDEVKDKLDSSGLDLSGGQQQRLCIARAIAPDPEVILMDEPASALDPIATSKIEDLIDDLAEEYTVVIVTHNMQQAARISDKTAVFLTGGELVEFGDTNRIFENPDHQEVEDYITGKFG, from the coding sequence ATGGAGATCGACGCCGAACGAACCGGCCGGACGACCCGACCAGACACGCCGGTCCTCGAAGCGCGGGACCTTGAGGTTCACTACGGCGACGAGCAGGCGCTCCAACCGATGACGGTCGACATTCCGAAAGAACAGGTGACGGCGATCATCGGGCCCTCCGGCTGTGGCAAGTCCACGTTCCTCCGCTCGATCAACCGCATGAACGACCTCATCGACGTCGCCCGCGTCGAGGGCGAACTCCGGTTTCGCGGCAAGAACGTCTACGACGACGACGTCGATCCCGTGGCGCTTCGTCGCAAGATCGGGATGGTCTTCCAGAAGCCAAACCCCTTCCCCAAGTCCATTCGCGACAACGTCGCCTACGGCCTAACCGTTCAGGATAAGGAGATCACCGACGATGCGATCGAGCGCGCACTCGAGCGGGCGGCACTGTGGGATGAGGTCAAGGACAAACTCGATTCGTCGGGACTCGACCTCTCAGGGGGTCAACAACAACGGTTGTGTATCGCACGCGCGATCGCGCCCGACCCCGAAGTGATCCTCATGGACGAGCCGGCGAGCGCACTCGACCCGATCGCCACCTCGAAGATCGAGGACCTGATCGACGACCTCGCCGAGGAGTATACGGTCGTGATCGTCACGCACAACATGCAGCAAGCGGCACGGATTTCGGATAAGACCGCCGTCTTCTTGACCGGCGGCGAACTCGTCGAGTTCGGCGACACCAACCGCATCTTCGAGAACCCCGACCACCAGGAGGTCGAGGACTACATCACGGGTAAGTTCGGATAG
- the phoU gene encoding phosphate signaling complex protein PhoU, whose translation MTRTEYQRRLEGLREEVLTMDDVVRERLDIALRALAERNEELGREVIERDHEVNEMYLELERECTGLIALQQPVAGDLRFVTASFKIITDLERIADLATNLGEYAGRAEREIHPDIDVAYIGERVGEAVTEAMAAYATEDVDACYAIARRDDEIDDLCERASELVISDLIATEGDDAETDRLFSEVSRLLLAVRDLERVGDHAVNIAARTLYMIESDDELIY comes from the coding sequence ATGACCCGAACCGAGTATCAGCGCCGTCTCGAAGGACTTCGTGAGGAGGTCCTCACGATGGACGACGTGGTCCGAGAACGCCTCGATATCGCGCTCCGGGCGCTCGCGGAGCGAAACGAGGAACTCGGGCGAGAGGTGATCGAGCGCGATCACGAGGTGAACGAGATGTATCTCGAACTCGAACGCGAGTGTACGGGCCTCATCGCGCTCCAACAGCCCGTCGCGGGCGACCTCCGATTCGTCACCGCGTCGTTCAAGATCATCACCGACCTCGAACGGATCGCGGATCTCGCCACCAACCTCGGGGAGTACGCGGGTCGGGCCGAACGAGAGATACACCCCGACATCGACGTCGCCTATATCGGCGAGCGCGTCGGTGAGGCGGTCACGGAGGCGATGGCCGCCTACGCCACAGAGGACGTCGACGCCTGTTACGCCATCGCCCGACGCGACGACGAGATCGACGACCTGTGTGAACGCGCGAGCGAACTCGTCATCAGCGATCTGATCGCCACCGAGGGGGACGACGCCGAGACCGACCGGCTCTTCTCGGAGGTATCGCGCTTGCTGCTCGCGGTTCGGGACCTCGAACGGGTGGGCGATCACGCGGTCAACATCGCCGCGCGCACCCTGTACATGATCGAGAGCGACGACGAACTCATCTACTGA